In a single window of the Methanobrevibacter sp. genome:
- the priS gene encoding DNA primase catalytic subunit PriS, translating to MFGQSSLQERRRYYREEWSEKDLPDFIREGITKREFGFDHLGHGPNDRYKVFFGTTALKRFLRTKAPFAAYVSVAFYANPRKRGGWEKAEYIFDIDAKDLPIRSCTCDGVCEICLGEALERVNIMLDTLKGDLGLKNIHLIYSGRGFHIRILDPVMMEADSDLRGEVLKYVAGAEVPRSEYPNITPGGKPYNLEHFSIPIAYPAIFTEKVKYNILHLRGDEQLDGINNRLLKDMIKHRDYLYDDDWGSFKQGIGPRRYKDMVNAMARVNLSTIDAKVTIDLKRILRLPSSLHSKVSMKCVEVKNPETFDPFKHAVPKFVYERKDEGIAEK from the coding sequence ATGTTTGGTCAATCAAGCCTTCAGGAAAGAAGGAGATACTATAGGGAGGAATGGTCTGAGAAGGACTTGCCTGATTTTATCCGTGAGGGAATCACCAAAAGGGAATTCGGTTTTGATCATTTAGGCCATGGGCCTAATGACAGATATAAGGTTTTTTTCGGCACAACTGCCCTTAAACGATTTTTAAGAACCAAGGCCCCATTTGCCGCATATGTTTCTGTGGCATTCTATGCAAATCCAAGAAAGCGTGGGGGATGGGAAAAGGCTGAATATATTTTTGATATTGATGCAAAGGATTTGCCTATTCGTTCCTGCACCTGTGATGGAGTCTGTGAAATCTGTTTGGGGGAAGCCCTTGAACGTGTGAATATCATGCTTGATACCTTGAAAGGCGATTTGGGCCTTAAGAACATACATCTCATTTATTCCGGAAGGGGATTCCACATAAGGATACTTGACCCTGTAATGATGGAAGCGGACAGTGACTTGAGAGGAGAGGTATTGAAGTATGTGGCTGGAGCCGAGGTTCCAAGGTCCGAATATCCTAACATCACACCAGGAGGAAAGCCTTATAACCTTGAGCATTTCTCAATTCCAATTGCCTATCCTGCCATCTTCACTGAAAAGGTAAAGTACAACATTCTCCATTTAAGGGGAGATGAACAGCTTGATGGCATAAACAATCGTTTGTTGAAGGACATGATAAAGCATAGGGACTATCTTTACGATGACGATTGGGGTTCATTCAAGCAAGGAATTGGCCCAAGAAGATACAAGGATATGGTAAATGCCATGGCAAGGGTAAATCTATCCACTATAGATGCAAAGGTAACCATAGACCTAAAGAGAATCCTAAGGCTTCCAAGCTCTCTTCACTCTAAGGTAAGCATGAAATGCGTTGAGGTAAAGAATCCTGAAACCTTTGATCCATTCAAGCATGCGGTACCTAAGTTTGTATATGAAAGAAAGGATGAAGGAATTGCAGAAAAATAG